From Roseburia hominis, the proteins below share one genomic window:
- a CDS encoding response regulator transcription factor, whose amino-acid sequence MVSKQKILIVDDDENIAELISLYLNKECFDTLMVYDGEDALSAFDTYRPNLILLDLMLPGIDGYQVCREIRSRSNTPIIMLSAKGEVFDKVLGLELGADDYIIKPFDSKEMVARVKAVLRRYQPAKPDAPAADRGKCVEYPGIVINLTNYSVMVDGVNVDMPPKELELLYFLASSPNQVFTREQLLDQIWGYEYIGDTRTVDVHIKRLREKIKDHSSWGLATVWGIGYKFEVK is encoded by the coding sequence ATGGTGAGTAAACAGAAAATTTTAATAGTAGACGATGATGAAAATATCGCAGAACTGATCTCTCTTTATCTGAACAAAGAATGTTTTGATACTTTAATGGTTTACGACGGAGAAGATGCGCTGAGCGCTTTCGACACGTACCGCCCGAACCTGATCCTTCTGGATCTGATGCTTCCGGGCATCGATGGATACCAGGTATGCCGGGAGATCCGGAGCCGTTCCAATACGCCGATCATTATGCTTTCGGCAAAAGGAGAAGTCTTCGATAAGGTGCTTGGACTGGAGCTGGGCGCCGACGATTACATAATCAAGCCTTTTGATTCCAAGGAGATGGTAGCCCGCGTCAAGGCGGTCCTGCGCCGTTATCAGCCGGCTAAACCGGACGCGCCGGCAGCAGACCGCGGCAAATGCGTGGAATATCCGGGAATCGTGATCAACCTGACCAACTATTCTGTCATGGTGGACGGCGTCAATGTCGACATGCCCCCCAAAGAGCTGGAACTGCTCTATTTTCTGGCCTCTTCACCGAATCAGGTATTTACAAGAGAGCAGCTTCTGGACCAGATCTGGGGCTATGAATACATTGGAGATACCCGTACCGTAGACGTGCACATCAAACGTCTTCGCGAGAAGATCAAGGATCATTCTTCCTGGGGACTGGCTACGGTCTGGGGCATCGGCTACAAATTTGAGGTGAAATAA
- a CDS encoding endonuclease MutS2: MNQKTLTKLEFPKIIDMLVDSASSPGGKQLCKRLKPMTDLEAINTAQEQTAAAFTRIVRKGQLNFSGCLAVNDSLRRLEVGSALGSGELLRIGKLLTVTARAKTYGRHDTTEELSDCLDIYFEQLSPLAALAAEIDRCIISEEEISDDASPKLRSIRRSIDGMNDKIHSTLVGLLNGSMRTYLQDAIITMRGDRYCLPVKAEYRSQVNGMIHDQSSTGSTLFIEPMAVVKLNNDLKELFAKEQEEIQIILARLSADAAEYTEEIRTNYKMLTELDMIFAKGALALNMNASRPLFNTEKRIRIREGRHPLLDKKKVVPISLTLGDTFNLLIVTGPNTGGKTVSLKTVGLFTLMGQAGLHIPALDRSELSVFHQVFADIGDEQSIEQSLSTFSSHMTNIVSFLSHVDEESLVLFDELGAGTDPTEGAALATAILSHLHNRGIRTMATTHYSELKVFALSTPGVENACCEFDVESLSPTYHLLIGVPGKSNAFAISQKLGLPSFIIQDARTRLSEEAESFEDLLTDLEEGRKTLEKEQEEAAAYRREIERLKAETRTKQERLDAQKEKILKDANEKAAAILREAKEFADETMKNFRKFGKENISASEMEKERERIRRELAKKQDSTRLEAAKPRKQHKASDFHLGDSVKVLSMNLTGTVNSLPDAKGNLSVQMGILRSQVHMSDLEIIEEPLTITAKQMRRTTSGKMKMGKAMSISPEINLLGKTVDEAIAALDKYLDDAYLAHLSPVRIVHGKGTGALRNGVHQYLRRQKHVKTFRLGAFGEGDAGVTIVEFK, translated from the coding sequence ATGAATCAGAAAACATTAACAAAACTTGAATTTCCAAAAATTATAGATATGCTTGTAGACTCTGCCTCCTCCCCGGGAGGAAAGCAGCTCTGCAAACGACTGAAACCCATGACGGATCTGGAGGCGATCAATACCGCCCAGGAACAGACCGCCGCCGCATTTACCCGAATCGTCCGCAAAGGACAACTAAACTTCAGCGGCTGTCTGGCAGTAAATGATTCCCTGCGCCGGCTGGAAGTAGGCAGCGCCCTCGGAAGCGGCGAATTGCTTAGAATCGGCAAACTTCTGACCGTCACCGCCCGCGCAAAGACGTACGGACGGCATGACACCACAGAAGAACTCTCCGACTGCCTGGACATTTATTTTGAACAGCTATCCCCTCTTGCCGCACTGGCCGCCGAGATTGACCGGTGCATCATCAGCGAGGAGGAGATAAGCGACGACGCCAGCCCGAAGCTCCGCTCCATTCGCCGCAGCATTGACGGAATGAACGACAAGATTCATTCCACTTTGGTCGGACTTTTGAACGGTTCCATGCGGACTTACCTTCAGGACGCGATCATCACCATGCGGGGAGACCGTTACTGTCTCCCGGTCAAAGCGGAATACCGCAGCCAGGTGAATGGTATGATCCACGACCAGTCCTCCACCGGTTCCACTCTGTTTATCGAACCGATGGCGGTTGTAAAGCTCAACAACGATTTGAAAGAGTTATTTGCAAAAGAGCAGGAAGAGATTCAGATTATCCTGGCGCGCTTAAGCGCTGATGCGGCAGAATATACCGAGGAGATCCGCACCAATTACAAGATGCTGACGGAGCTGGACATGATTTTCGCCAAGGGAGCACTGGCGCTTAATATGAACGCCAGCCGCCCGCTTTTCAATACAGAGAAACGGATTCGGATCCGCGAGGGGCGGCACCCGCTTTTAGATAAAAAGAAAGTCGTTCCGATCAGCCTGACCTTGGGCGATACCTTCAATCTTTTGATCGTGACCGGACCGAATACCGGCGGAAAGACCGTTTCCCTCAAAACCGTGGGGCTATTTACGCTCATGGGCCAGGCCGGGCTTCATATTCCGGCGCTTGACCGCTCGGAGCTTTCAGTATTTCACCAGGTTTTCGCGGACATCGGAGATGAGCAGAGCATTGAACAATCGCTCAGTACTTTCTCCTCTCATATGACGAATATTGTATCCTTCCTCTCGCATGTAGACGAGGAATCCCTGGTTCTTTTCGACGAGCTAGGGGCAGGAACCGATCCTACGGAGGGCGCCGCGCTTGCCACTGCCATTCTCTCCCATCTGCACAATCGGGGAATTCGGACCATGGCGACCACACATTACAGCGAGCTGAAAGTTTTTGCCCTTTCTACGCCCGGCGTGGAAAATGCCTGCTGCGAGTTTGACGTGGAATCCCTAAGTCCCACCTACCATCTGCTGATCGGAGTGCCCGGAAAGAGTAACGCCTTTGCCATTTCCCAAAAGCTGGGACTACCGTCATTTATCATTCAGGACGCGCGCACACGGCTCAGCGAAGAGGCGGAATCCTTTGAGGATCTGCTCACCGACCTGGAAGAAGGGCGAAAGACCCTCGAAAAAGAGCAGGAAGAGGCGGCCGCATACCGCCGGGAGATCGAGCGTCTCAAGGCCGAGACCCGTACCAAACAGGAACGTCTGGACGCGCAGAAAGAGAAGATTTTAAAAGACGCCAACGAAAAAGCCGCCGCCATTTTGCGGGAAGCAAAAGAATTTGCCGACGAGACGATGAAGAATTTCCGCAAATTCGGGAAAGAGAATATTTCCGCTTCCGAGATGGAAAAGGAACGGGAACGGATTCGCCGGGAGCTGGCAAAGAAGCAGGATTCCACCCGTCTGGAGGCAGCAAAACCCAGGAAGCAGCATAAGGCTTCCGACTTCCATCTGGGCGACTCGGTAAAAGTGCTCAGCATGAATCTGACCGGAACAGTGAACTCCCTTCCCGACGCCAAGGGCAATCTGTCCGTACAGATGGGAATCCTTCGTTCCCAGGTCCATATGTCTGACCTGGAAATCATCGAGGAACCGCTGACTATCACGGCGAAACAGATGCGCCGCACCACAAGCGGCAAGATGAAAATGGGCAAAGCCATGAGCATCAGCCCGGAGATCAATCTGCTGGGCAAGACGGTGGACGAGGCCATCGCCGCACTGGACAAATACCTGGACGACGCTTATCTGGCGCATTTAAGTCCGGTCCGCATCGTGCACGGCAAAGGAACCGGCGCGCTGAGAAATGGGGTCCATCAGTACCTGCGCCGTCAAAAACATGTAAAGACCTTCCGGCTGGGCGCATTTGGCGAAGGAGACGCCGGAGTGACAATCGTAGAATTCAAATAG
- a CDS encoding trypsin-like peptidase domain-containing protein, producing MSEEREVEKRLEEERPRTRSEEEAAEKARENGNTLGEAERYSFLKETVKDEQVTGKSVLGLVLKTAGRGAIFGLAACIVFSALRPWAERTFGESPQKVTIPADEEEQEKPQEGNEEEEQEAEPVIPVLTADNYQEMYEALYQIADTASDCVVEVSAVKDENAWEGTHYDAVNSVSGIIVWENVSEILVLAPSRILQDAKSLTVTFTDNAKYSAVLKKQDRNLGLAVFAVDGHQVSDNTKNQTKAAVLGNSNIVNRGDPVICLGKMFGYAGGTGYGIISSVRNRMTITDGDFRILCTDVAMSEGGSGVLFNLKGEVIGLADQKITDGSGKSMVTAFSISGIKEVIEKLSNGQAIPYLGINGVEVTESISQDQEVPKGIYVKDAEADSPAMKAGIQSGDVITQVGKTKVSTISGYRAALMEAQVGEELRLRGQRQGASGYVDVNFTVTVGSLE from the coding sequence ATGTCTGAGGAGCGGGAAGTAGAGAAAAGATTAGAAGAAGAACGGCCGCGGACTCGTAGCGAGGAAGAGGCGGCGGAAAAAGCGAGAGAAAATGGAAACACTTTAGGGGAAGCAGAGCGCTATTCTTTCCTTAAAGAGACGGTAAAAGATGAGCAGGTGACGGGAAAAAGCGTCCTGGGCTTAGTCCTGAAAACGGCAGGAAGAGGGGCCATATTTGGACTTGCGGCCTGTATTGTATTTAGTGCGCTCAGGCCCTGGGCGGAGAGGACCTTTGGAGAAAGTCCCCAGAAGGTGACGATTCCGGCCGATGAGGAGGAACAGGAGAAGCCCCAGGAGGGGAACGAGGAAGAAGAACAGGAGGCAGAGCCTGTAATTCCGGTGCTGACGGCGGATAATTATCAGGAGATGTATGAAGCGCTCTATCAGATCGCGGATACGGCCTCTGACTGTGTGGTGGAAGTAAGCGCAGTCAAGGACGAGAACGCCTGGGAAGGAACGCACTATGACGCGGTGAACAGCGTTTCCGGTATTATTGTGTGGGAAAATGTTTCGGAGATTCTGGTTCTGGCGCCTTCGCGGATTCTGCAGGACGCAAAGAGCCTTACCGTTACATTTACGGATAATGCCAAATATTCGGCGGTGCTGAAGAAACAGGACCGGAATCTGGGGCTTGCCGTATTTGCGGTGGACGGGCATCAGGTCTCGGACAACACGAAAAATCAGACCAAGGCAGCGGTGCTTGGCAATTCTAATATTGTAAATAGGGGTGATCCGGTCATTTGTCTTGGGAAAATGTTTGGTTATGCAGGCGGGACCGGATATGGAATCATCAGCTCCGTGCGCAACAGGATGACGATTACCGACGGAGATTTCCGGATTTTGTGTACGGACGTTGCGATGTCGGAAGGCGGAAGCGGCGTGCTGTTTAACCTCAAGGGCGAAGTGATCGGACTTGCCGATCAGAAGATCACAGACGGAAGCGGGAAGAGCATGGTGACGGCATTTTCCATTTCCGGCATCAAAGAAGTGATAGAAAAACTTTCTAACGGGCAGGCGATTCCGTACCTTGGAATCAATGGCGTGGAGGTCACAGAGAGCATTTCCCAGGACCAGGAGGTTCCCAAGGGAATTTATGTAAAAGACGCAGAGGCGGATTCCCCGGCGATGAAGGCGGGAATTCAGAGTGGCGATGTGATTACGCAGGTGGGGAAAACGAAGGTTTCGACGATCTCGGGATATCGTGCGGCTCTGATGGAGGCCCAGGTCGGCGAGGAACTTCGGCTCAGAGGGCAGCGGCAGGGCGCGTCAGGATATGTGGATGTGAATTTTACCGTGACGGTGGGAAGCCTGGAGTAG
- a CDS encoding HD domain-containing protein: protein MRYINTLREGETIRTIYLCKGKRSAETRNGKPYDNLILQDKTGSLDGKVWDPNSSGIADYDEKDFIEVFGEVINYNGNLQLNIKQLRVANPGEYKPADYMPTTERSVEGMYAELLKYVAQVKNPYLQQVLQYYFVKDEAFIARFKSHSAAKSVHHGFSGGLLEHTLSVVKLCEYFVGAYSILNRDLLFTAAICHDIGKTQELSSFPDNDYTDDGQLLGHIVIGVEMVDDAIREIDGFPRKLASELKHCIIAHHGELEYGSPKKPALAEALALNFADCTDAKMQTLTEIFKEKASNDWLGYNRLFESNLRKTSL from the coding sequence ATGAGATATATCAATACATTACGTGAAGGTGAGACAATCAGAACGATTTATCTTTGTAAAGGGAAAAGAAGTGCGGAGACCCGCAACGGGAAACCGTATGATAACCTGATTCTTCAGGATAAGACGGGGAGTCTTGACGGCAAGGTCTGGGACCCAAATTCCAGCGGGATTGCGGATTATGACGAGAAGGATTTCATTGAGGTGTTCGGTGAAGTTATTAATTATAATGGGAATTTGCAGTTGAACATTAAACAGCTCAGAGTGGCGAATCCGGGAGAGTACAAACCCGCAGATTATATGCCTACCACTGAGAGAAGTGTGGAGGGTATGTATGCGGAGCTGCTGAAATATGTGGCACAGGTGAAGAATCCGTATTTGCAGCAGGTTCTCCAGTATTATTTTGTGAAGGACGAAGCATTTATCGCGCGCTTCAAGAGCCATTCGGCAGCAAAAAGCGTGCATCATGGATTTTCCGGAGGACTTTTGGAGCATACATTGAGCGTGGTGAAGCTCTGTGAATATTTTGTCGGGGCGTATTCTATTTTGAACCGGGATCTGCTGTTCACAGCGGCGATTTGTCATGATATCGGGAAAACGCAGGAGTTGTCCTCATTCCCGGACAATGACTATACAGATGACGGACAGCTTTTGGGACATATCGTGATCGGCGTGGAGATGGTGGACGATGCGATCAGGGAGATTGATGGTTTCCCGCGGAAGCTGGCAAGTGAGCTTAAGCATTGTATTATCGCGCATCACGGGGAGCTGGAATACGGTTCACCGAAAAAGCCGGCTCTGGCGGAGGCTCTGGCATTGAATTTTGCAGATTGCACGGACGCAAAGATGCAGACATTGACGGAGATCTTTAAGGAGAAGGCAAGTAATGACTGGCTGGGATATAACCGGCTGTTTGAGTCGAATTTGCGGAAAACGAGTCTTTAA
- the rlmD gene encoding 23S rRNA (uracil(1939)-C(5))-methyltransferase RlmD: protein MLDKNETAVVEIIDMSVSGEGIGKVDGYTLFIKDAVIGDLVEVKVTKAKKNYGYARMMKILKASPDRVEPVCPVARQCGGCQIQALSYEKQLEFKVKKVRGNLIRIGGFGAEMIDRIMEPVAGMKEPYHYRNKAQYPVGKDREGNLTAGFYAGRTHQIISNLDCALGAEVNREILEMILEFMKKYKVSAYNEETGEGLVRHVLIRVGFTTKEIMVCLVVNGNRVPHEEELAEELCRVPGMTSITYSINRENTNVIMGKEIRVIWGQEYITDYIGNVKYQISPLSFYQVNPVQTEVLYGKALEYAGLTGKEIVWDVYCGIGTISLFLAQRAKQVYGVEIVPQAIEDAKRNAGLNGISNAEFYVGKAEEVLPGYYERYEKEHPGEHARADVIVVDPPRKGCEESVLETMVRMQPERIVYVSCDSATLARDLKYLCDGGYEIRKWGAVDMFPETVHVETIALLQKSNRKCVSNEPKSELAPDLGECRDTARSLQSFGRKPDTYVKLSLNMEDYYRIMDAEGGAKIE from the coding sequence ATGTTGGATAAAAATGAGACTGCGGTAGTCGAAATCATAGATATGAGTGTGAGCGGCGAGGGGATTGGCAAGGTCGACGGCTATACATTATTTATCAAGGACGCTGTGATCGGCGATCTGGTGGAAGTGAAGGTCACGAAAGCGAAAAAGAATTATGGTTATGCCAGAATGATGAAGATTTTGAAGGCATCTCCTGACCGGGTAGAGCCAGTCTGCCCGGTGGCGCGGCAATGCGGTGGCTGCCAGATTCAGGCGTTATCGTATGAAAAGCAGCTTGAATTTAAGGTGAAAAAGGTGAGAGGAAATTTGATCCGCATCGGCGGTTTTGGTGCGGAAATGATCGATCGTATTATGGAGCCGGTTGCCGGTATGAAGGAGCCATATCATTACAGGAATAAGGCACAGTATCCGGTGGGAAAGGACAGAGAGGGGAATCTGACCGCAGGATTTTACGCGGGACGCACGCATCAGATCATTTCCAATCTGGATTGTGCGCTGGGAGCGGAAGTGAATCGGGAAATTCTGGAGATGATTCTTGAATTTATGAAGAAATACAAAGTCTCGGCCTATAATGAGGAAACTGGGGAAGGACTGGTGCGCCATGTGTTGATCCGTGTGGGATTTACGACGAAAGAGATCATGGTTTGTCTGGTGGTGAACGGGAATCGGGTTCCGCATGAGGAGGAACTGGCGGAGGAGCTTTGCAGGGTGCCGGGAATGACCAGCATTACCTATAGTATCAATCGGGAAAATACGAATGTGATTATGGGGAAGGAAATCCGGGTTATTTGGGGGCAGGAATATATTACCGATTATATTGGAAATGTGAAATATCAGATATCTCCGCTTTCTTTCTACCAGGTGAATCCGGTGCAGACGGAGGTGCTGTATGGGAAGGCGCTTGAGTATGCAGGCCTCACGGGCAAAGAGATCGTCTGGGACGTGTATTGTGGGATTGGGACGATTTCACTTTTCCTGGCACAGAGGGCGAAGCAGGTGTATGGGGTGGAGATTGTGCCCCAGGCGATTGAGGACGCAAAAAGAAATGCCGGACTTAATGGGATTTCGAATGCGGAATTTTATGTGGGAAAGGCGGAGGAGGTTCTGCCGGGATATTATGAGAGGTATGAGAAGGAGCACCCCGGTGAACATGCCAGAGCTGATGTGATCGTGGTGGACCCGCCGAGAAAAGGGTGTGAGGAGAGTGTGCTGGAGACGATGGTGAGAATGCAGCCGGAGCGGATTGTGTACGTGAGCTGTGATTCGGCTACGCTGGCGCGGGATTTGAAGTATTTGTGTGATGGTGGGTATGAGATACGGAAGTGGGGGGCGGTGGATATGTTTCCGGAGACGGTGCATGTGGAAACTATCGCGCTCCTTCAGAAGAGCAACCGAAAATGCGTGAGCAATGAGCCAAAGTCGGAGCTTGCTCCAGACCTTGGCGAATGCCGCGACACCGCACGAAGCTTGCAAAGCTTTGGGCGGAAACCTGATACTTATGTGAAATTAAGTTTGAACATGGAAGATTATTACAGGATTATGGATGCAGAAGGGGGCGCGAAAATTGAATGA
- a CDS encoding virulence RhuM family protein — protein sequence MNDFSKQMEMVLYNSEDEDVSINAYIKDESLWVTQKAMSELFGVDKSGISRHLKNIFSTGELDEKVVVAKIATTTQHGAIKGKTQTSETKYYNLDVIISVGYRVNSKKATQFRIWATKILKEYMQKGFVLDDERLKQGETAFGKDYFRELLERVRSIRASERRIWQQITDIFAECSIDYARNSETAYHFYATIQNRFHYAITNHTAAEIVYESADHEKEHMGLTTWKNAPDGRVLKSDVIIAKNYLNEKQIRQLERAVTGYFDYIEDLIERENVFTMDEFEKSVNAFLEFRQYKILRDNGKISHKQALEKAYGEYEIFNRTQPIESDFDKAVKRLKKNSRGYPFF from the coding sequence TTGAATGATTTTTCAAAACAAATGGAAATGGTATTGTATAATTCAGAAGATGAAGATGTATCAATAAATGCATATATTAAGGATGAAAGTCTGTGGGTTACTCAAAAAGCAATGTCAGAGCTTTTTGGTGTAGATAAGTCTGGAATTAGCAGACATTTGAAAAATATTTTTAGTACTGGTGAATTGGACGAGAAAGTGGTTGTTGCAAAAATTGCAACAACCACTCAGCATGGTGCAATCAAAGGAAAAACACAGACATCTGAGACTAAATATTATAACCTTGATGTGATTATATCGGTTGGATATAGAGTAAATTCAAAAAAGGCCACTCAATTCAGAATATGGGCGACAAAAATCCTGAAAGAATATATGCAAAAAGGTTTTGTACTGGATGACGAAAGATTGAAGCAAGGGGAAACTGCTTTTGGTAAAGATTATTTCAGGGAACTTTTAGAAAGAGTTCGTTCTATTCGAGCGAGTGAGCGAAGGATCTGGCAGCAGATAACAGATATATTTGCAGAGTGTAGTATTGATTATGCTAGAAATTCGGAGACAGCATATCATTTTTATGCCACAATACAGAACAGATTTCATTATGCCATTACAAATCATACAGCTGCAGAAATTGTATATGAATCGGCCGATCATGAGAAAGAGCATATGGGTTTGACAACATGGAAAAATGCTCCTGATGGGAGAGTGTTAAAATCAGATGTTATAATTGCAAAGAATTATCTTAATGAAAAACAGATTCGCCAGTTGGAGCGTGCTGTTACAGGATACTTTGATTATATTGAAGATTTGATTGAGCGAGAGAATGTTTTTACTATGGACGAATTTGAAAAAAGCGTTAATGCATTTCTTGAATTCAGACAATATAAAATTCTCAGAGACAATGGAAAAATATCGCATAAACAAGCACTTGAAAAGGCTTATGGTGAGTATGAAATTTTTAATAGAACCCAGCCGATTGAATCCGATTTTGATAAGGCAGTAAAAAGGTTGAAAAAGAATAGTAGAGGATATCCATTTTTTTAG
- a CDS encoding IS110 family transposase, with the protein MALKIVYQICCGIDVHKTFVVACIASTNKQGVTTYKRHRFSTFTQGLKELLQWLLDNHCKDVCMESTGKYWIPVYNVLEKSCTIVLAHPKYVKAIRGKKTDKKDAKWIADLFKHDLVAGSFIPSVDIRQLRDLMRYRFKLTCFMSSEKNRFQNCLTVSNIQLASVVSDTFGKSSQRILDKILENPEDTSFDIGPLIHGSMKKKLPELELAIDGFITPEQAGKLKIIKKHFEDLESRKAELEELILALASPYQQELDLILTAPSFKNKFTAIGIISEIGVNMEAFPSAKHLCSWAGLTPTNNESAGKKKSVRVSKAGCYIKPLLVQCANSVVKSEKHPEIRNRYLRLRKRRGHKKAIIAIARMLLTALYNMLKNKEPYNAQLYRKSDVLPVNREITIEQAILMAQFHGYKIKSVAE; encoded by the coding sequence ATGGCTTTAAAAATTGTGTATCAAATTTGTTGTGGTATCGATGTTCACAAGACTTTTGTTGTTGCCTGTATCGCTTCCACTAACAAACAAGGTGTTACCACCTACAAGCGCCATCGTTTCTCAACCTTCACACAAGGGTTGAAGGAATTGTTACAGTGGCTGCTTGACAATCATTGTAAGGATGTCTGCATGGAATCTACTGGCAAATACTGGATTCCAGTTTACAATGTGCTCGAAAAAAGCTGTACAATTGTACTTGCTCATCCCAAATATGTTAAGGCTATCCGTGGTAAAAAAACTGACAAGAAAGACGCAAAATGGATTGCTGACCTCTTCAAGCATGATCTTGTTGCCGGTAGCTTCATTCCCTCTGTTGATATCAGACAACTTCGTGACCTGATGCGCTATCGTTTCAAACTGACCTGCTTTATGTCCAGTGAGAAGAACCGTTTTCAAAACTGTCTCACGGTCTCCAACATTCAGTTGGCTTCCGTTGTCTCGGACACTTTTGGTAAAAGTTCACAACGAATTCTGGATAAGATTCTTGAAAATCCTGAAGATACTTCTTTTGATATTGGACCTTTAATTCATGGCTCCATGAAGAAAAAGCTTCCTGAACTGGAGCTCGCCATTGATGGTTTTATCACACCGGAACAGGCTGGTAAATTAAAGATTATCAAAAAGCATTTTGAAGATTTGGAATCCCGGAAAGCAGAGCTAGAAGAACTGATTCTTGCGCTCGCCAGTCCCTATCAGCAAGAACTCGACCTAATCCTAACCGCTCCATCATTCAAAAATAAATTTACCGCTATCGGAATCATTTCTGAAATCGGCGTGAATATGGAGGCTTTTCCTTCGGCGAAACACTTATGCTCATGGGCTGGACTTACGCCGACCAACAATGAAAGTGCAGGGAAGAAAAAATCTGTCCGGGTTTCCAAAGCCGGATGCTATATCAAACCACTTTTGGTTCAATGTGCCAACTCTGTGGTTAAAAGTGAAAAGCACCCTGAAATCCGCAACCGCTATCTTCGTTTAAGAAAGCGCCGCGGCCACAAGAAAGCAATCATTGCAATAGCAAGAATGCTTCTAACAGCATTATACAACATGCTGAAAAATAAGGAACCCTATAATGCACAACTTTACCGAAAAAGTGATGTTCTTCCTGTCAATCGTGAAATTACAATTGAACAGGCAATTTTAATGGCTCAGTTTCATGGTTATAAAATCAAGTCAGTTGCTGAATAA
- a CDS encoding CatB-related O-acetyltransferase, with translation MAISERKTYPRTGDKETIYLNSVVTNPNISVGEYTMYNDFVNDPTQFEKNNVLYHYPINHDKLMIGKFCSIACGAKFIFNSANHTLSSLSTYPFPLFFEEWGLMREEVTDSWDNKGDIVIGNDVWIGYEAVIMAGVTIGDGAIIGTGAVVTKDVPPYAIVGGVPARMIRKRFPDKIISELLEIRWWDWPRERIAENISAIKRGCVHELK, from the coding sequence ATGGCTATTTCGGAAAGAAAGACCTATCCCCGGACGGGAGATAAAGAAACGATTTATTTGAATAGTGTGGTCACAAATCCCAATATCAGTGTAGGTGAATACACGATGTATAATGATTTTGTGAATGACCCGACACAGTTTGAGAAGAATAATGTGCTGTACCATTATCCGATTAATCATGACAAGCTGATGATCGGAAAGTTCTGTTCCATTGCCTGTGGCGCTAAGTTTATATTCAACAGCGCCAACCACACACTTTCTTCCCTATCGACCTATCCGTTTCCGCTCTTTTTTGAAGAGTGGGGACTCATGCGGGAAGAAGTTACAGATTCCTGGGATAATAAAGGCGATATTGTGATTGGTAATGATGTGTGGATTGGCTACGAGGCTGTCATCATGGCAGGAGTTACGATTGGTGACGGAGCGATTATTGGGACGGGAGCGGTTGTGACAAAGGATGTTCCGCCTTATGCGATCGTAGGCGGAGTGCCAGCCAGGATGATCAGGAAGCGTTTTCCTGATAAGATAATCTCAGAACTGTTGGAAATCAGATGGTGGGACTGGCCAAGGGAAAGGATTGCTGAAAATATCAGTGCAATTAAGCGAGGCTGTGTTCATGAATTGAAGTAA
- a CDS encoding DUF2200 domain-containing protein, with protein sequence MENQKIYAMSFGKIYPLLVAKAEKKGRTLEEVEEIVCWLTGYDKEGIAYAADNSVTYGDFFLNAPKLNPNRKLIKGSVCGVRVETIEEPLLQEIRYLDKLIDELAKGKAMDKILRG encoded by the coding sequence ATGGAGAATCAAAAAATATATGCGATGAGTTTTGGAAAAATATACCCGTTACTGGTGGCAAAAGCGGAAAAGAAAGGCAGGACTTTAGAAGAAGTAGAAGAGATAGTCTGCTGGCTGACAGGATATGATAAAGAGGGAATCGCATATGCAGCAGACAACTCCGTCACATATGGGGACTTTTTTCTGAATGCCCCCAAATTGAATCCGAACAGAAAATTGATCAAAGGCTCAGTGTGCGGTGTGCGTGTAGAAACAATTGAAGAACCGTTGCTGCAGGAAATCCGGTATTTGGATAAGCTGATTGATGAACTGGCGAAGGGAAAAGCAATGGATAAAATTTTGCGGGGTTAA
- a CDS encoding DUF1801 domain-containing protein has protein sequence MWECPKCGRTFKKTNQDHYCGPAPATIEEYIERQTEEAQPYLRQINSALKAALPDAVQKISWSMPTYWKKRNLIQFAAFKKHIGLYPGPEAVEAFADMLKEYKTSKGAIQLPYDKPLPLGLIAEIARWCEKGNG, from the coding sequence ATGTGGGAATGTCCAAAGTGCGGACGTACATTCAAAAAGACGAATCAGGATCACTATTGCGGTCCGGCTCCGGCTACTATAGAGGAATATATAGAACGCCAGACAGAAGAGGCTCAGCCGTATCTGCGGCAGATCAATAGTGCGTTGAAAGCTGCATTGCCTGACGCAGTGCAAAAAATATCGTGGAGTATGCCGACTTACTGGAAAAAACGGAATCTGATTCAGTTTGCCGCTTTCAAAAAGCATATCGGATTGTATCCGGGGCCTGAAGCTGTAGAAGCCTTTGCGGATATGCTTAAGGAATATAAAACCAGTAAGGGAGCTATACAGCTTCCCTACGATAAGCCATTGCCGCTTGGATTAATAGCGGAGATTGCCAGGTGGTGTGAGAAAGGAAACGGATGA